A genome region from Anastrepha obliqua isolate idAnaObli1 chromosome 4, idAnaObli1_1.0, whole genome shotgun sequence includes the following:
- the LOC129245812 gene encoding uncharacterized protein LOC129245812 has product MSKLLTSADIEDGKVEVDPVTKARTEYKVIDGGYEVRTTTPQPNGTLKTSVRTFWDPKPVSEEDMKREAQNKLEIRKRFGKEIRIDTKTTMLTREIEGGYEEVYTTINDDGTRSTRTKTFFDSVPAEVPDNYNPPAADKNKKKTLVKKSSVDSTDSTESRRVVQRTDQQQSNFKQHTTVEESRRVTQSSEITENNRTVRKNSVQEQNIKQVTTSSGGADAKDKKKKKTKSNIPPPPADFIQNDTTTVASKRVPHGVEYTYSTKLESGKTITTSKTVYEEEESELTEEEILAYKKTLKDAEKHKNVTTSKKLRSESGTKKVVPSENPGEVTTVETIKIEGGTEYHYTTVTAEGIVKKAVKTVYDPVSSQGGDESEEEIVEEYEEEIIEPGEKNVRTIETVKQLPKKFEEEVTVTHEKTEKKVKKSMMISH; this is encoded by the exons AACTATTGACTTCCGCTGATATTGAGGACGGTAAGGTCGAAGTTGACCCCGTCACCAAAGCTCGCACCGAATACAAAGTTATCGATGGCGGCTATGAGGTACGCACCACCACTCCTCAGCCGAATGGCACTTTGAAGACCTCTGTACGCACTTTCTGGGATCCCAAGCCCGTCAGCGAGGAGGATATGAAACGTGAAGCTCAAAATAAATTGGAAATCCGCAAGCGCTTCGGCAAGGAGATCCGCATTGATACAAAAACAACCATGTTGACGCGTGAGATCGAAGGTGGCTACGAGGAGGTGTACACCACCATCAACGACGATGGTACACGCAGCACGCGCACCAAGACTTTCTTCGATTCGGTGCCAGCTGAAGTACCTGACAACTACAATCCTCCTGCGGCCgataagaataagaaaaagacGTTGGTAAAAAAATCGTCGGTGGACTCCACGGATTCCACAGAATCACGTCGCGTTGTGCAACGCACCGACCAACAGCAGAGCAACTTTAAGCAACATACTACTGTGGAGGAGTCGCGTCGTGTGACGCAGAGTTCTGAGATTACGGAGAATAATCGCACTGTGCGCAAAAATTCGGTACAAGAGCAAAACATTAAACAGGTTACCACATCCAGCGGTGGTGCTGATGCAAaggataagaagaagaagaagactaagTCAAACATCCCACCACCACCAGCCGACTTCATTCAGAACGATACCACTACGGTGGCTTCGAAACGCGTACCACATGGCGTGGAATATACATATTCTACTAAATTGGAATCGGGCAAAACTATCACCACTTCCAAGACCGTATACGAGGAAGAAGAGTCAGAACTGACTGAAGAAGAGATTCTCGCTTACAAGAAAACTTTgaaagatgctgagaagcacAAGAATGTTACCACATCAAAGAAGCTTAGATCAGAATCAGGCACAAAGAAGGTTGTACCATCCGAGAATCCCGGCGAAGTGACCACCGTTGAGACCATTAAGATCGAAGGTGGCACCGAATATCATTACACCACTGTCACCGCTGAAGGTATTGTCAAGAAGGCCGTTAAGACCGTTTACGATCCAGTGAGCAGCCAAGGTGGGGACGAGAGCGAGGAGGAGATTGTGGAAGAGTACGAGGAAGAGATTATCGAGCCAGGCGAGAAGAATGTACGCACCATTGAGACTGTGAAGCAGTTGCCTAAGAAATTCGAAG AGGAAGTCACCGTCACCCATGAGAAGACCGAGAAAAAGGTAAAGAAGTCCATGATGATCAGCCACTAA